In one Acidobacteriota bacterium genomic region, the following are encoded:
- a CDS encoding ATP-binding protein, translating to MPKHELIRMRFSSEVLFIDIAQEVVQKILENLKVIEDEIFWICLAVREAVINAVKHGNNFDAGKYVDFVVDIQGEQLRIEVPDQGTGFNIDDVPDPLSDENILKPSGRGIFYIRSFMDNVDYEIVQPSGTRLVMLKKLTIPAGERA from the coding sequence ATGCCCAAACACGAGCTCATCCGGATGCGGTTCAGCAGCGAAGTCCTGTTCATCGACATTGCCCAAGAAGTCGTTCAGAAGATTCTCGAAAACCTCAAGGTCATTGAGGACGAGATCTTCTGGATCTGCCTGGCGGTGCGGGAGGCGGTCATCAACGCCGTGAAGCACGGCAACAACTTCGATGCCGGCAAGTATGTGGATTTCGTGGTGGATATTCAAGGCGAGCAGCTGCGGATCGAGGTGCCGGACCAGGGGACGGGTTTCAACATCGACGACGTGCCCGATCCCCTCAGCGACGAAAACATTCTCAAGCCGTCCGGACGGGGCATCTTCTACATCCGGTCATTCATGGACAACGTGGATTACGAGATCGTTCAACCTTCGGGGACCCGGCTGGTCATGCTCAAGAAGCTGACGATTCCGGCGGGGGAGCGGGCGTGA